A window from Montipora capricornis isolate CH-2021 chromosome 7, ASM3666992v2, whole genome shotgun sequence encodes these proteins:
- the LOC138056702 gene encoding G2 and S phase-expressed protein 1-like → MAVSSFEGFSCNVDGAVDLIEDEKFDFDVPISPTGCDGSVAKHDLEDEDEVFFGPIGHKERCVTVNSDLHADCKPMSPLNGEQIAELFKEATAVSLFIKSQSLSCNADESKENENGENCITLSKTFTIEEDQNDNCLAEKPDQLNDLSFTKESRSPPETISEDNNSSMPDCSIGLRVPTTPNRVLRESNSQVQPSMPLPSPFKAREARPLANVSKFARSKLPKTQMTLKTRSCFNSPIKAEHVYGIIEPCSDKVQVKSGCNGLSPIKTREPRDSYGQTSNKGDSSFTEPSKLRFSSQSGIKPPGFVVQLRRRRTSSTSSASSLSSALSQSNPDLNETFTILDSSVSDASLIPSACARKVPATKASLKPLTGSSALSKRGSNVMKPKGKPQPVKALPQSGKVSTKKAPQISRSLGSTPGKQKGNGMSDQTLRKPRTPSEVQRSKSFTTPRKASFTANEHHKGSLNSEQLVDNCRQTPSAVQRSKSFTTPNNAGAKNRSSISVRLTPSKEKDPGLPATPRRRASNKTTPRKSLTTIPTPVRRRGSAVDTCATSKAGPSQAQTRSKALLRPSTPNGGNSEVKAVVTPPNEVPSKVMKRKSLSAGGQKRRSLLPTPMRNNKVTKSQSQKLNSSSKKFGSQGCLPFNISPSSESIVPRIAGGSSDSLVDAKAEVLKSTSSLSDPFSPVPQTISAHPIIDSCASGDSLPTNLIELSPTLPTEGNLIDL, encoded by the exons ATGGCGGTATCAAGTTTTGAAG GGTTTTCCTGTAATGTTGATGGCGCAGTCGATCTCATAGAGGATGAAAAATTCGATTTTGATGTACCAATATCTCCAACTGGGTGTGATGGCAG TGTAGCAAAGCATGATTTGGAAGATGAGGATGAAGTGTTTTTTGGGCCCATTGGTCACAAAGAGAGATGTGTAACAGTCAACAGTGATTTGCATGCTGATTGCAAGCCGATGAGCCCCCTAAATGGTGAACAGATTGCTGAACTTTTCAAAGAGGCCACAGCTGTTTCTTTGTTCATCAAAAGTCAAAGCCTGAGCTGTAATGCAGATGAGagtaaagaaaatgaaaatgggGAAAATTGTATCACTTTATCAAAAACATTTACCATTGAAGAAGACCAGAATGATAATTGTCTAGCAGAGAAGCCAGACCAGCTAAATGACTTGAGTTTCACTAAAGAATCAAGATCTCCACCGGAAACAATCTCAGAGGATAATAATTCATCAATGCCTGACTGTTCAATTGGTTTAAGAGTTCCTACAACACCAAACCGTGTCTTGCGTGAGAGCAATTCTCAAGTTCAGCCAAGTATGCCATTACCATCACCATTCAAAGCACGAGAAGCTCGTCCATTAGCCAATGTTTCCAAATTTGCAAGGTCCAAACTTCCCAAAACTCAAATGACTCTGAAGACTCGAAGCTGTTTTAATTCA CCTATAAAAGCAGAGCATGTTTATGGAATTATAGAGCCCTGTTCAGACaag GTTCAGGTCAAGTCAGGCTGTAATGGTTTGTCACCTATAAAGACTAGAGAACCAAG AGATAGTTATGGCCAAACTTCAAACAAAGGAGATTCCTCATTTACAGAGCCATCCAAG TTACGTTTTTCATCTCAAAGTGGCATAAAGCCACCAGGATTTGTTGTGCAACTGAGGCGCCGCCGCACAAGCTCCACTTCGTCAGCCTCTTCACTTTCAAGTGCATTGTCACAATCAAATCCTGATCTGAATGAGACCTTCACCATCCTTGATTCTTCTGTTTCTGATGCATCGTTGATTCCTTCTGCCTGTGCACGTAAGGTCCCTGCAACAAAAGCTAGTCTGAAGCCTTTAACTGGAAGTAGTGCGCTGTCAAAAAGAGGGTCAAATGTTATGAAACCCAAAGGGAAACCACAGCCTGTGAAAGCATTGCCACAATCTGGGAAAGTTAGCACCAAAAAGGCTCCACAGATTTCGAGGTCACTTGGCAGTACACCAGGAAAGCAAAAGGGGAATGGAATGTCAGATCAAACACTGAGGAAACCTCGTACACCCAGTGAAGTTCAAAGATCAAAGTCATTTACAACTCCTAGAAAAGCAAGCTTTACAGCCAATGAGCATCATAAGGGCAGTTTGAACTCTGAGCAGCTTGTGGATAACTGTCGTCAGACACCCAGTGCAGTACAAAGGTCCAAATCCTTTACTACACCAAATAATGCTGGTGCAAAAAACAGGAGCAGCATTTCAGTTAGACTTACACCATCCAAAGAAAAGGACCCTGGACTTCCAGCAACACCCAGGAGGAGAGCAAGCAACAAAACAACACCAAGAAAGAGCCTGACTACCATCCCAACACCTGTGCGAAGACGTGGCAGTGCTGTGGACACTTGTGCAACAAGTAAAGCAGGCCCTTCTCAGGCTCAGACCAGAAGCAAAGCTCTTCTCAGGCCATCCACTCCCAATGGTGGTAATTCTGAGGTTAAGGCTGTTGTTACTCCACCTAATGAGG TTCCCAGCAAGGTTATGAAAAGGAAGTCTCTGAGTGCAGGTGGACAGAAGCGACGTTCTCTTCTCCCCACCCCCATGAGGAATAACAAAGTTACAAAATCACAGTCGCAGAAGTTGAATTCAAGCTCAAAAAAGTTTGGCTCTCAGGGGTGTCTTCCATTCAACATCTCGCCATCTTCAGAGTCCATTGTGCCAAGAATTGCCGGGGGATCCTCAGATTCTCTTGTAGATGCAAAAGCTGAGGTGTTGAAGTCAACTTCCAGTTTATCTGATCCCTTCTCTCCAGTACCTCAGACAATTTCTGCTCATCCAATCATTGATTCTTGTGCCAGTGGAGATTCACTTCCAACAAATTTGATTGAACTGTCACCCACCTTGCCAACTGAA